In Calliopsis andreniformis isolate RMS-2024a chromosome 6, iyCalAndr_principal, whole genome shotgun sequence, a single genomic region encodes these proteins:
- the LOC143181007 gene encoding uncharacterized protein LOC143181007 has protein sequence MSSHIQKSCVGLEATLSDSKKKYGDKVNALLSAWEHVTNFIPGATPEATQSLIEWAHKHTLKLVLRGEWPKLSPATKTHLSVTLQRCASHLVQHPAAPRCTALISLVHNPWTHPALDSILNGQPESEHEEEFCCSEKGELLTMRLKILCEDRCEDIAVNLAAACVRSLRRSDRLRSLSDSHHVHYMIDVYIVLLYKLKRTQDIFAQLKLMDLSDGLELVQRLSGERPTKYGTARVWRNSIKAAELVAQYLVTAGMVRPVPETGANILEQILSSWALLHSKLKDVAPTLPGMIRKLIEPAESAQHIYIFCAVLVKHFGDSIKPLVIELYIRALTTDMNELESQKAKSDKEKARETSKRLSLQFLKLADVVGSNIGIARECVLTAFSLHPTRACYDRIKEIAVACGKSKEDSTVFAENAVVNDKLKHVLENHSNAGLMKKDSNTGKKSEGTNDGNEESSSLLPAPSLPGSTPTPSTPTATKKNIDFQNGQVSKSFERTDQLLKSLLSTPRKGESASGDRCLLHAKRDPLSNGPLGELCFNCGEFTGNDISKGKPAENNKTASRNVERTLDALILIKGDAVTGSANYDEKSVPNQVLDGEKLGLSPQLCDDLSVVLSSPRYHMLSWVLDWKELNSLCERYLENAEEMRNTNKELKYLNIDYSQFKDWPSEDDTKDIFFGIEKGYEQWVDLPSDNSEQFGSFQPAGGYKRSSARRSLDDTTTDSDSGSILRIRRTGRQRKIHRLESSESDYDSTERKPKHFRNRVSSVSDSDSNTQDSQTDSLGSDGCRLETKKKPSKASNKESNKKRPKSSKLTVESVSHFHMLVNENVRRTNANEDASGSDVSSNDIITLFSADMDENKRETIKGSAYTAAAPLIITERRSDPAVLKSLRMFRPQNTKKPTRISQILQKNLLNKSKDNNNLENNANSVTKFAPMLSTLNLNPKIVLTRADEIDGRLIRSKKQQRLSSGDITSELINIQKNMPFSPNKNALSTYQKQKGNGGTNTAKPDLKSADGRDLNSKSNLGKRKFDILAKAVRDSDILAKNVPGLNSLDMMVPPRMQPTVNVVQLSRNIPQSPNSGSVNSGNTPPRPNRTPSVAGTIQLPGTPSSGGHDSGVGMSPAGQTPPPRSSTLPDVSEEANQPPDSSPTSSITTNASSQLEADSSPRPMPIRRNQQNQSPKKSPSPCHAATTATTTTTTTTTTTSSVVASTAISSSEQLQIVCKPDGTYQLASVNPNVVSNQRNILNLQNMDDGNVGGFSRQNQRAENTVNANRNAYERLTTTTKLIAHQGQNAGLPKFQQAFGKTIYTLSTDTASGVAGAASENLVQTASPQKTNLSKAVQTSVPNAQQTNPSTGINVQSITNIPNTLQLSTGRQILNIVQSSGNNANVASSPNANQTLTQLVQSVQNASPGVIYTHKIPVTISSTNPSQLNIIPTISHANSIPTGRTPVVKLNIIRATTPLRQQNITGAIQAVLTTPRLQQQQQQQQQQQQPQQQQPPAVRTDSLIGSPIEVPNQVSSTTLEQLREFESVLEQVKERSTIQPQSHQMISTAATTTVQTQTNTQQTQATKQQQQPQQVSVSALAQQLLMPTQQATNSDFASNGNTVNFQQDVFSQKVSLAYVNQSAGTATAKTPNSTPVVVVTSYCQPAASPALSVTSQSSSSPCVTPAPAPIPSAGKTPPTPPSAKTVKKSAPKTVKTSATNTSKASPIPKPQQKPQEDEQTAQRIYAILDEYAEQLRNSPDLNNKPAPRRRSNPPTNPSQSSKRKKSSANKTKPVGQQNSELSPSTDDLGRTMGSEDSSSGVVHVQDSPAGFSAPEEPTSNVGSVTDANAEVRNLTNDSNDGVELNVKRRNLIFAEPGSGQPRAVIVQEAVQAGSVSVSEALASVTGKMGSTAVLVPGTNYILPMNLMKSGQQFTIVSSGSKLLATVPATVRTTGNTGVSNTLVLQSFLNQAGKIISQPAQVKQVKIPTLQTLSGNQTLTTAQNVQSASVVIPQTGTTTQFASETSTEKSNIIGDLTMTKSETVAGAVAVEPTTNAIVVNKSNSTIGLIQRNLNETSENQQICGVITSNPNLTLQGARLFNSSIHKLSTPTGLKSDNVVCLAPATIAHTTEKKSPQESQIHNEKPVSIQPGATIALAFATQSDVSMLNDTQSQQQQQQQQSQKDTKEVSTEIIPGAKIISPKTVKRKIDDSMDSMSAITVTNKQSGGIDSATQFLVTGGPSSSDSQESPVQQSAENIDMSCKVGNGLLYGNARLQEAWEPEGKVSPDTPWRYVPTSTNSLNIEPLNSRYSDNSENVQSVLQIINKGQGVEMASGQIYQTNTKKYFMNHTLEPFQHYTNKSNAMKTPLNPIRLDRDLLQQKMERKAAAIEREMRLQKSLSDECEDLGVDEPSTSDLFPEADLLFDTNHSPSFDHSSQDASCSQPLGMKSYSGSYFRSLDLSSGSRDASPVADFKTNERRKNTSQRTRSSKDSSKRSKRDKVEELHLENPAKHMRFTLDNLSQDEASNSNSDISRLSPTNLGSLENDSLKDSGRTKLASRNGSKEGSPCSVSSIPSNMKLDIDLDSESLPPTINVNNASAASSGDESLTLLSGNTADVTIPSPLSPIAGPMLSTHKYTYTNKKRIAKVTRMDYLSWESPMSERTRSSSDDEDSSISESISSQPEENVLSNGLDDSVQSLKSLSNERRCNYLKKKDKLQVNARVVLNRADHHKGNLSKRIKANESLQDSVMVSSDKASEPSDDETSNIALVEPDCRARRSSLRGHVKKGCACCNGSPERPKKKSVKSDHSKLKKRLSSKQAGKKR, from the exons ATGTCTTCGCACATCCAAAAGTCGTGCGTG GGGCTTGAAGCGACATTGAGTGACAGCAAAAAGAAGTACGGCGACAAGGTGAATGCACTTCTGTCCGCCTGGGAGCATGTCACCAATTTCATTCCtggggcaacgccagaggccacCCAGTCTCTCATAGAATGGGCTCACAA ACACACATTGAAACTGGTACTGCGCGGGGAGTGGCCGAAGTTGTCACCCGCGACAAAGACGCACCTCAGCGTTACCTTACAGAGGTGCGCGTCTCACCTGGTGCAACATCCCGCTGCACCCAGGTGCACTGCCCTGATATCTCTGGTGCACAATCCATGGACTCATCCCGCTCTCGACAGTATACTTAACGGCCAACCTGAATCCGAACATGAAGAGG AATTCTGCTGTTCGGAGAAAGGAGAACTGCTGACAATGAGGCTGAAAATACTTTGCGAGGACCGCTGCGAGGACATAGCGGTAAACCTCGCGGCCGCCTGCGTACGTTCTCTCCGTCGGAGCGATCGGTTGCGCTCGCTCTCGGATTCTCATCACGTTCATTACATGATCGACGTCTATATTGTCCTCTTGTATAAATTGAAACGCACGCAAGATATATTCGCTCAA TTAAAATTAATGGACCTCAGCGATGGATTGGAGTTGGTCCAACGACTCAGCGGAGAAAGGCCGACGAAATATGGAACTGCGCGTGTTTGGAGGAATTCGATAAAGGCCGCCGAATTGGTCGCACAGTATCTCGTTACCGCCGGCATGGTCCGCCCTGTGCCGGAGACGGGGGCAAACATTCTGGAGCAGATCCTCAGTTCTTGGGCATTGTTACACTCGAAATTGAAAGACGTCGCCCCCACTTTGCCGGGGATGATTAGGAAATTGATCGAACCAGCGGAGAGCGCTCAACACATTTATATCTTTTGCGCGGTACTCGTGAAACAT TTTGGCGACAGCATAAAGCCTCTGGTAATCGAATTGTACATCAGAGCGTTGACAACGGATATGAACGAGCTGGAGAGTCAAAAGGCAAAGTCTGACAAGGAGAAGGCTCGCGAAACCTCGAAGCGTTTGAGTTTGCAATTTTTGAAACTGGCTGACGTGGTGGGCAGCAATATCGGTATCGCTCGAGAATGCGTTTTAACTGCATTCTCTCTCCATCCTACGAGGGCTTGTTACGATAGGATCAAAGAGATTGCTGTGGCGTGTGGAAAGTCGAAAGAGGATAGTACAGTGTTTGCTGAAAATGCTGTCGTGAACGACAAACTCAAACACGTCTTGGAGAATCATTCGAATGCGGGGTTGATGAAGAAAGACAGCAATACTGGGAAGAAGAGCGAGGGGACGAACGATGGAAATGAGGAGTCGTCCTCATTACTTCCAGCACCGTCGTTGCCTGGCTCGACGCCTACTCCGTCAACGCCAACGGCGACGAAGAAGAATATCGACTTCCAGAACGGTCAAGTAAGCAAGAGTTTCGAGCGTACAGATCAATTGCTGAAAAGTTTGCTAAGTACGCCGAGAAAAGGAGAGTCTGCGTCTGGCGACAGGTGTCTTCTACACGCGAAGAGGGATCCACTATCGAATGGACCGCTTGGAGAATTGTGTTTCAATTGCGGTGAATTCACTGGGAACGATATTTCGAAAGGCAAACCTGCTGAGAACAATAAGACAGCATCCAGGAACGTAGAGAGAACACTTGACGCTTTAATCTTGATCAAAGGAGATGCTGTTACGGGTTCAGCAAATTATGACGAAAAATCTGTCCCGAATCAGGTCCTAGATGGAGAGAAGCTCGGTTTGTCGCCGCAACTTTGCGACGATTTATCTGTAGTTTTGAGCAGTCCTCGCTATCACATGCTGAGCTGGGTTTTAGACTGGAAAgagttgaatagtttgtgcgagAGATACTTGGAGAATGCCGAAGAGATGAGAAATACGAACAAAGAGCTCAAGTACCTCAATATCGACTATTCGCAGTTCAAGGATTGGCCCTCGGAGGACGACACGAAGGACATTTTCTTCGGTATCGAGAAAGGATACGAGCAGTGGGTCGATTTGCCTTCAGACAATTCGGAGCAATTTGGTAGCTTTCAACCTGCTGGAGGATATAAAAGATCCTCCGCTAGAAGGAGCTTAGATGACACCACTACAGACTCGGATAGCGGGAGCATATTGCGTATAAGAAGAACTGGACGACAGAGGAAAATTCACAGACTGGAATCCTCGGAAAGCGACTACGACAGTACGGAACGTAAACCAAAACACTTTAGGAATAGAGTTAGCTCAGTCTCTGATAGTGACAGCAATACACAAGATAGTCAGACAGACAGCCTCGGTAGCGATGGCTGTCGATTGGAAACGAAGAAGAAGCCAAGTAAAGCTTCCAACAAGGAGTCGAACAAGAAACGTCCCAAGTCGTCGAAGTTGACCGTCGAGTCAGTCTCTCATTTTCATATGCTTgtcaacgagaacgttcgacgtACGAACGCAAACGAAGATGCTAGCGGTTCGGACGTGAGCAGCAACGATATCATCACTCTGTTCTCTGCCGATATGGACGAGAATAAACGGGAAACGATAAAGGGTTCAGCGTACACCGCAGCTGCTCCTTTAATAATCACTGAGAGAAGAAGTGACCCGGCAGTACTTAAATCCTTGAGAATGTTTAGACCCCAAAACACGAAAAAACCTACAAGAATTTCGCAGATATTACAGAAAAATTTGTTAAACAAAAGTAAGGacaataataatttagaaaataatgCAAACAGCGTGACGAAATTTGCTCCTATGCTCAGCACATTAAATTTAAATCCAAAGATCGTGCTGACTAGAGCAGACGAGATCGATGGGAGATTGATCCGATCGAAGAAGCAGCAACGATTGAGCAGTGGCGATATTACCAGTGAACTAATAAATATTCAGAAAAATATGCCGTTTTCGCCTAATAAGAATGCGTTATCCACGTATCAAAAGCAAAAAGGTAACGGAGGAACAAACACAGCCAAGCCGGATTTAAAATCTGCCGATGGGCGAGACTTGAATTCGAAATCGAATCTAGGCAAGCGAAAGTTCGATATTCTCGCGAAGGCAGTCAGAGATTCGGACATCTTGGCGAAAAATGTACCAGGTCTGAACTCATTGGATATGATGGTACCGCCGAGAATGCAGCCTACTGTCAACGTTGTGCAGCTTTCGAGAAACATTCCACAAAGTCCAAATTCGGGTTCAGTTAACAGTGGCAACACTCCTCCTAGACCAAACAGAACTCCGAGTGTAGCTGGAACTATTCAACTACCTGGTACGCCCTCTTCAGGAGGACACGACAGTGGTGTTGGTATGAGTCCAGCAGGGCAGACTCCTCCTCCCAGATCTTCGACTCTCCCTGATGTAAGCGAAGAGGCGAATCAACCACCAGATAGCTCACCAACTTCCTCGATAACGACGAACGCTTCTAGCCAATTAGAAGCAGACTCGAGTCCAAGGCCCATGCCGATTCGTCGGAATCAGCAGAATCAGTCACCGAAAAAGTCTCCTTCCCCTTGCCACGCGGCCACAACAGCCACAACAACGACAACGACGACGACAACGACCACTAGCTCAGTTGTCGCTTCGACAGCCATCTCGTCCTCTGAGCAGTTGCAGATCGTTTGTAAACCAGATGGTACTTATCAGCTGGCCTCTGTGAACCCGAATGTCGTCTCTAATCAGAGAAACATTCTCAATTTACAAAATATGGACGATGGGAATGTTGGTGGGTTCTCGCGACAGAACCAACGTGCTGAGAACACGGTGAACGCGAATAGGAACGCATACGAGAGGCTAACAACAACTACAAAATTGATCGCGCATCAGGGACAAAACGCTGGCTTGCCTAAATTTCAGCAAGCATTCGGTAAGACAATATACACCCTCTCAACTGACACAGCTAGTGGCGTCGCGGGTGCGGCTTCAGAAAACCTTGTTCAAACAGCTTCACCGCAGAAGACGAATCTCTCGAAAGCGGTGCAAACTTCCGTGCCCAACGCGCAACAGACCAATCCATCGACAGGCATCAACGTACAGTCGATCACGAACATTCCAAACACGCTGCAACTGTCCACTGGCAGACAAATATTGAACATAGTTCAGAGCTCTGGAAATAACGCTAACGTAGCGTCCAGTCCGAATGCCAACCAGACATTAACGCAATTGGTACAGAGTGTACAAAACGCTTCCCCGGGTGTGATATACACGCACAAAATTCCTGTTACAATATCCTCTACTAACCCGAGCCAACTGAATATTATACCCACCATATCGCACGCGAACTCGATACCAACTGGAAGAACACCTGTGGTTAAACTGAACATCATTCGAGCCACCACACCATTGCGCCAACAAAACATTACAGGAGCTATTCAAGCCGTCTTAACAACCCCCAGattgcagcagcaacagcagcagcaacagcagcagcagcagcctcAACAGCAGCAACCTCCAGCAGTTAGAACGGACAGTTTAATCGGCTCTCCTATTGAAGTACCGAATCAAGTCAGTTCGACTACTCTAGAACAGCTGAGAGAGTTCGAAAGTGTCTTGGAACAAGTGAAGGAGAGGAGCACGATTCAGCCACAGTCTCATCAGATGATCTCCACGGCAGCTACCACTACCGTGCAGACGCAAACGAACACTCAACAAACGCAAGCTACCAAACAACAGCAACAACCACAACAGGTTTCCGTCAGTGCTCTAGCCCAACAACTATTAATGCCTACACAACAAGCCACTAACAGTGACTTTGCGAGTAATGGTAATACAGTAAATTTCCAGCAGGACGTTTTCTCTCAAAAAGTATCTTTGGCTTATGTGAATCAAAGCGCGGGAACCGCGACAGCTAAGACCCCCAATTCTACGCCAGTCGTCGTAGTAACAAGCTACTGTCAACCAGCTGCGTCCCCAGCTTTGAGCGTCACTTCGCAGAGTTCTTCCAGTCCATGTGTCACGCCAGCTCCCGCGCCTATACCTTCCGCTGGAAAGACACCTCCTACTCCACCATCCGCGAAAACTGTGAAAAAGTCTGCGCCCAAAACCGTGAAAACCAGCGCGACAAATACCTCGAAGGCTTCGCCAATACCGAAGCCCCAGCAGAAGCCACAGGAGGATGAACAAACTGCTCAAAGGATCTACGCTATTTTGGATGAGTATGCAGAGCAGCTGCGAAACTCCCCTGATCTGAATAACAAACCAGCTCCGAGGAGAAGATCAAACCCTCCAACGAATCCTAGTCAGTCTTCGAAGAGAAAGAAATCCAGTGCGAATAAAACTAAGCCTGTTGGTCAGCAGAACTCTGAACTAAGTCCGAGCACAGATGATCTCGGCAGGACTATGGGCAGCGAGGACTCCTCTAGTGGCGTGGTGCACGTGCAAGACAGTCCAGCGGGATTCTCTGCCCCAGAGGAACCAACGAGCAACGTTGGGAGCGTGACTGACGCGAACGCTGAAGTGCGAAACCTAACCAATGACTCGAACGACGGGGTAGAGCTGAACGTGAAGAGACGAAATCTGATCTTCGCAGAACCTGGATCCGGCCAACCACGGGCGGTGATTGTTCAAGAAGCTGTGCAGGCAGGTTCTGTGAGCGTCAGCGAAGCTCTAGCTTCAGTTACAGGCAAAATGGGCAGCACGGCTGTTTTGGTACCAGGCACTAACTACATCTTGCCTATGAACTTGATGAAGAGCGGTCAGCAGTTTACAATAGTGTCCAGCGGATCGAAACTCCTCGCCACTGTTCCAGCGACGGTTCGAACCACTGGGAACACCGGCGTTTCGAACACCTTGGTACTTCAGTCCTTTCTGAATCAAGCTGGAAAGATAATCTCGCAACCAGCGCAGGTGAAGCAAGTGAAAATACCAACGCTGCAGACTCTGTCGGGCAACCAGACTTTGACTACCGCGCAGAATGTTCAGAGCGCCTCGGTAGTGATCCCTCAAACTGGAACCACGACGCAATTCGCTAGTGAGACGTCAACAGAGAAGAGCAACATCATCGGTGACCTGACTATGACGAAATCtgaaacagttgcaggagctgtCGCCGTCGAGCCCACGACGAACGCAATCGTGGTGAACAAGAGCAATTCGACGATCGGTTTGATTCAGCGGAACTTGAATGAGACTTCGGAGAATCAACAGATATGCGGTGTTATCACAAGCAATCCGAATTTGACCCTTCAAGGCGCGAGACTGTTCAATTCCTCTATACATAAGTTGTCCACACCGACGGGACTGAAGTCTGACAATGTAGTGTGTCTAGCACCCGCTACGATCGCTCACACCACTGAAAAGAAATCCCCACAGGAGAGTCAAATTCATAATGAGAAGCCTGTCTCTATTCAACCTGGAGCCACGATCGCTCTCGCGTTTGCTACCCAGTCGGATGTTTCTATGCTGAACGATACTCAgtcgcagcagcaacaacagcaacagcagtcGCAGAAGGATACGAAAGAAGTATCCACGGAAATAATTCCCGGTGCCAAGATCATCTCTCCAAAAACAGTTAAAAGAAAAATCGACGACTCTATGG ACTCCATGTCAGCTATAACAGTAACAAACAAGCAATCGGGAGGAATCGACAGTGCGACGCAGTTTTTGGTGACCGGTGGACCGAGCAGTTCCGACAGTCAAGAGTCTCCAGTGCAGCAGTCTGCCGAAAATATCGATATGTCCTGTAAGGTCGGGAATGGCTTGCTGTACGGAAACGCGAGGCTGCAAGAGGCTTGGGAGCCGGAAGGCAAAGTGTCACCTGACACACCTTGGCGATACGTTCCTACATCGACGAACTCTTTGAACATAGAGCCCTTAAACTCGAGATATTCGGACAATTCGGAGAATGTGCAGAGCGTATTGCAAATAATTAATAAAGGCCAGGGTGTCGAGATGGCGAGTGGGCAGATTTACCAGACGAATACAAAGAAGTACTTCATGAACCACACGCTGGAACCGTTCCAACATtatacgaataaaagcaacgcgATGAAAACACCACTAAACCCTATTAGATTAGACCGAGACCTGTTGCAACAGAAAATGGAGAGAAAAGCCGCGGCGATAGAGCGTGAAATGAGGCTACAGAAAAGCTTGTCCGACGAGTGCGAGGATTTAGGCGTAGATGAGCCAAGCACCAGCGATTTGTTCCCTGAGGCGGACTTATTGTTCGACACGAATCACTCGCCATCGTTCGACCATTCATCTCAAGATGCATCCTGCAGTCAACCTCTTGGGATGAAGTCGTATAGCGGTTCCTATTTTCGTTCTTTAGATTTGTCAAGCGGTAGCAGGGACGCTAGTCCGGTGGCCGATTTCAAAACGaatgaacgtagaaaaaacacgAGCCAGCGGACCAGATCCTCGAAGGACTCCTCGAAGAGGTCGAAGAGAGACAAGGTAGAGGAACTGCATTTAGAAAATCCAGCAAAGCACATGCGCTTTACTTTAGACAATTTGAGCCAGGATGAAGCGTCGAACAGCAACTCCGACATCTCGAGGCTCTCACCGACGAATCTCGGTTCGCTGGAGAACGATTCGCTGAAGGACAGTGGTCGAACGAAGCTCGCTTCCAGGAACGGCTCGAAGGAAGGCTCGCCATGCAGCGTATCCAGTATTCCATCTAACATGAAGCTAGACATAGACTTGGACTCGGAATCGCTACCTCCTACCATCAACGTGAACAACGCGTCGGCAGCCAGCTCGGGAGACGAGAGTCTAACTTTGCTAAGCGGAAACACCGCCGATGTGACTATACCCTCGCCACTCTCACCAATCGCTGGTCCGATGTTGTCCACGCACAAGTACACCTATACGAATAAGAAGCGCATAGCGAAGGTAACGAGAATGGACTATCTCTCGTGGGAGAGCCCGATGTCCGAGAGAACAAGATCGAGTAGCGACGATGAGGATTCTAGCATAAGCGAGTCGATCAGCAGTCAGCCAGAGGAGAACGTTCTGAGTAATGGTCTGGACGATAGTGTGCAGAGTCTCAAGTCCCTGTCAAACGAgcggcgttgcaattatttaaaaaaaaaggataAGCTGCAAGTGAACGCGAGAGTAGTGCTGAATCGAGCCGATCATCACAAGGGCAACTTGTCAAAGCGTATAAAGGCAAATGAATCGCTTCAGGATTCGGTGATGGTCTCCAGCGACAAAGCGTCCGAGCCTTCCGACGACGAAACTAGCAATATCGCGCTGGTCGAACCTGACTGTCGAGCCAGACGATCCAGCTTGCGCGGTCACGTGAAGAAGGGATGCGCCTGCTGCAATGGATCTCCGGAGAGACCGAAGAAAAAGTCTGTGAAGTCGGATCATTCGAAACTAAAGAAACGCTTATCGTCAAAGCAGGCCGGGAAGAAAAGGTAG